From Thermoanaerobaculia bacterium, a single genomic window includes:
- a CDS encoding glycosyltransferase: protein MIFRRAPLDYASESPSPPEEPAAPIDLVIPVHGAEDAFARCLASVARHTDLRSHRLTVVRDGPGQSAAEAAVGALARSGTPVSVIRHPRTLGYVASVNAAIARTRGDVVLLNSDTVVTERWLEKLSEAAASAASVATATPFSNDAALCSLPRPFEANAIPSGFDADGFARVVEERSERRYPRIPTGVGFCLYVKRRALDALGAFDEAFSPGYGEENDFCFRALKAGWRHVLDDATFVYHAGHGSFGPATARRRRRAMRILRARHPEYEATIARFMADDPLAGVRARVVAAIAPPPRSGPGGPRVVHLVHGWPPYAPAGTEQYARALALRQAAGRPTAVFARISDPAARSGEARELLDGGVRVRLVVNDFAQRDPLARNAIRNRELEKEFGAFLDDVSPALVHVHHLSGHAIGLVREIRRRRIPWVFQLQDWWMACARANLWRPEGRLCAGPGLLRCSRCLPLTRVPPAALWNPALHAVRRRTARRAFSKADAIVMGSRFIEESFRGGGWIGPRARTHVVAYGVSVGEARRPAARPGPPLRFGLLGSVLPHKGVHVAVEAFREISPDRARLEIWGPETASPEYVRALRARANAAVEFHGSFPEERKESVLSRFDVLVAPSLGLESYGLAAREALRRGIPVIASRRGALAELFPEGREPAGALFEPGNAAELRGWVERLVDDPAMLLRWRSAIAPVKSMDEHAREIEAIYRSVLGR, encoded by the coding sequence ATGATCTTCCGCCGCGCCCCGCTCGATTACGCTTCGGAGTCTCCCTCTCCGCCCGAGGAGCCGGCCGCGCCGATCGACCTCGTCATCCCCGTTCACGGCGCGGAGGACGCCTTCGCGCGATGCCTCGCGAGCGTGGCGCGCCACACGGACCTCCGGAGCCACCGGCTCACGGTCGTACGGGACGGGCCGGGGCAGAGCGCGGCCGAGGCGGCCGTCGGCGCGCTCGCGCGATCCGGCACGCCGGTTTCGGTCATCCGGCACCCGCGAACGCTCGGATACGTCGCGAGCGTGAACGCGGCGATCGCGCGAACCCGCGGCGACGTCGTCCTCTTGAACAGCGACACGGTCGTGACGGAGCGGTGGCTCGAGAAGCTTTCGGAGGCCGCCGCGTCGGCCGCGAGCGTCGCGACCGCCACGCCGTTCTCCAACGACGCCGCGCTCTGCTCGCTTCCCCGGCCCTTCGAAGCCAACGCGATCCCCTCCGGTTTCGACGCCGACGGCTTCGCCCGCGTCGTCGAGGAGCGTTCGGAGCGCCGCTACCCGCGAATTCCGACGGGGGTCGGCTTCTGCCTGTACGTGAAGCGCCGGGCCCTCGACGCGCTCGGCGCATTCGACGAGGCGTTTTCTCCGGGATACGGCGAGGAGAACGATTTCTGTTTCCGCGCCCTGAAGGCCGGATGGCGCCACGTCCTCGACGACGCGACGTTCGTCTATCACGCCGGCCACGGCAGCTTCGGTCCGGCGACGGCGCGGCGACGCCGGCGGGCGATGCGGATCCTCCGCGCGCGGCATCCCGAGTACGAGGCGACGATCGCGAGGTTCATGGCGGACGATCCGCTCGCGGGCGTCCGCGCGCGCGTCGTCGCCGCGATCGCGCCGCCTCCCCGCTCCGGCCCCGGCGGTCCCCGGGTCGTGCATCTCGTTCACGGCTGGCCGCCGTACGCTCCCGCGGGCACCGAGCAGTACGCGCGCGCGCTCGCGCTGCGGCAGGCCGCCGGCCGGCCGACCGCCGTGTTCGCGAGGATCTCCGATCCGGCGGCGAGAAGCGGCGAGGCGCGGGAGCTCCTCGACGGCGGCGTGCGCGTGCGCCTGGTCGTCAACGACTTCGCGCAGCGCGATCCACTCGCCCGGAACGCGATCCGGAACCGGGAGCTCGAGAAGGAGTTCGGCGCGTTCCTCGACGACGTCTCCCCCGCGCTCGTCCACGTCCATCACCTCTCGGGTCACGCGATCGGGCTCGTCCGCGAGATCCGGCGCCGGCGCATCCCGTGGGTCTTTCAGCTGCAGGACTGGTGGATGGCTTGCGCGCGCGCGAATCTCTGGCGCCCGGAGGGCCGCCTCTGCGCCGGTCCGGGGCTCCTCCGCTGCTCGCGCTGCCTTCCGCTGACCCGGGTCCCGCCCGCCGCCCTCTGGAATCCGGCGCTCCACGCCGTGCGCCGCCGCACCGCGCGCCGCGCGTTCTCGAAAGCGGATGCGATCGTCATGGGCTCGCGGTTCATCGAGGAGAGCTTCCGGGGCGGCGGGTGGATCGGACCGCGCGCGCGGACGCACGTCGTCGCGTACGGCGTTTCCGTCGGCGAGGCTCGCCGTCCCGCCGCGCGCCCCGGGCCGCCGCTTCGTTTTGGCCTGCTCGGCTCGGTTCTCCCGCACAAGGGCGTCCATGTCGCCGTGGAGGCCTTCCGCGAGATCTCCCCGGATCGCGCCCGCCTGGAGATCTGGGGGCCGGAGACGGCGTCTCCCGAATACGTCCGCGCGCTCCGCGCCCGCGCGAACGCGGCCGTCGAGTTCCACGGCTCCTTCCCCGAGGAGCGCAAGGAGAGCGTCCTGTCGCGCTTCGACGTCCTCGTCGCTCCCTCGCTCGGGCTCGAGAGCTACGGTCTCGCGGCGCGCGAAGCGCTGCGGCGGGGGATTCCCGTCATCGCGAGCCGCCGGGGCGCTCTCGCCGAGCTCTTCCCGGAAGGGCGCGAGCCGGCGGGCGCCCTCTTCGAGCCGGGGAACGCGGCGGAGCTCAGGGGCTGGGTGGAGCGGCTCGTCGACGATCCGGCCATGCTTCTCCGCTGGCGATCCGCGATCGCGCCCGTCAAGAGCATGGACGAGCACGCGCGGGAGATCGAAGCGATTTACCGGTCGGTGCTCGGCCGATGA
- a CDS encoding glycosyltransferase codes for MRILWVATKCPWPPADGGRLVLKNTVEALAAAGDDLTVVCPGRRGDSPAPEGIRLRRVPGEASRAAAAWAALRLPVAVARHAWPPLAREAERAIREGATEVVFAEQLQALPACLPALAAAIPVILRAQNVESDLWSSRAALAGPAASRFFRFEAGRLERWEGAAVRRCAATAALTSRDAGRLRALSGRSAHVTAVPAPFPASLPPAEEALDGNPALAMLASRGWWANDDGVEWFLREVWPSVRARWDGARLHLFGLRPSEALPPGVSGHEAPADSRDAFAPGSIFVVALRAASGVRMKILEAWARGAPVVATPAAAAGLESTEGTLLAADAGEFVAALESLVGRPDSIRRLTDFGRRDLARFHDPAAVAARLRAIAAEAAGRGHVPASTEDRRSSA; via the coding sequence ATGCGGATCCTCTGGGTCGCGACGAAGTGTCCGTGGCCTCCGGCGGACGGCGGCCGCCTCGTTCTGAAGAACACCGTCGAGGCGCTGGCGGCGGCGGGAGACGATCTCACCGTGGTGTGCCCGGGCCGGCGCGGCGATTCTCCCGCCCCGGAGGGAATCCGGCTCCGGCGCGTGCCCGGGGAGGCCTCGCGCGCGGCCGCCGCCTGGGCGGCGCTCCGGCTGCCGGTCGCCGTCGCCCGCCACGCGTGGCCGCCGCTCGCGCGCGAGGCGGAGCGGGCAATCCGCGAGGGGGCGACGGAGGTCGTCTTCGCCGAGCAGCTCCAGGCGCTTCCCGCGTGCCTCCCCGCTCTCGCGGCGGCGATTCCCGTCATCCTTCGCGCTCAGAACGTCGAGAGCGACCTCTGGAGCTCCCGCGCCGCGCTGGCCGGCCCCGCCGCGTCCCGCTTCTTCCGGTTCGAGGCCGGTCGCCTCGAGCGCTGGGAGGGCGCGGCGGTCCGACGGTGCGCGGCGACCGCCGCGCTGACTTCCCGGGACGCCGGACGGCTTCGCGCGCTCTCCGGCCGCTCCGCGCACGTGACCGCGGTCCCCGCGCCGTTCCCCGCCTCCCTTCCTCCCGCGGAGGAGGCGCTCGACGGAAACCCCGCGCTCGCGATGCTCGCGAGCCGCGGCTGGTGGGCCAACGACGACGGCGTCGAATGGTTCCTGCGCGAGGTCTGGCCGTCCGTTCGGGCGCGGTGGGACGGCGCCCGTCTCCATCTCTTCGGGCTTCGCCCTTCCGAAGCGCTCCCTCCGGGCGTCTCGGGTCACGAGGCCCCGGCCGACAGCCGCGACGCCTTCGCGCCGGGGAGCATCTTCGTCGTCGCGCTTCGCGCGGCTTCCGGCGTGCGGATGAAGATCCTCGAAGCGTGGGCGCGCGGCGCGCCGGTCGTCGCGACCCCCGCGGCCGCGGCCGGGCTCGAGTCGACGGAGGGAACGCTTCTCGCGGCCGACGCGGGCGAGTTCGTCGCCGCTCTCGAGAGTCTCGTCGGGCGTCCGGACTCGATCCGGCGCCTGACTGATTTCGGCCGGCGGGACCTCGCGCGCTTTCACGATCCCGCCGCGGTCGCGGCGCGCCTCCGCGCGATCGCCGCCGAGGCGGCCGGCCGCGGTCACGTTCCGGCGTCGACCGAGGACCGGCGCTCCTCGGCATAG
- a CDS encoding ABC transporter ATP-binding protein yields MTAGPAVLLEGVSLCYRLAKQRPRSLKEYALHWIRGQLVYEKLWALRDVDLSIAPGESVGVVGRNGAGKSTLLRVISGVLKATRGRVLTRGRMAPILELGTGFDPELTGLENIRLFALFLGRTHREIDAAMAEIVEFSGLGDFVRSPVRSFSAGMLARLGFAVVAAWTPDLLIVDEALAVGDAAFLARCRGRLAEFRRAGTTILLVSHQPELIRGSCGRCLRIEAGRIAADGEPEAVLARYAEERRSSVDAGT; encoded by the coding sequence ATGACCGCCGGTCCCGCCGTCCTCCTCGAGGGAGTCTCGCTCTGCTACCGGCTGGCCAAGCAGCGCCCGCGGTCGCTGAAGGAATACGCCCTCCACTGGATCCGCGGACAGCTCGTCTACGAGAAGCTCTGGGCGCTCCGCGACGTCGACCTCTCGATCGCCCCCGGCGAGAGCGTGGGCGTCGTCGGACGAAACGGCGCCGGGAAGAGCACGCTGCTGCGCGTGATCTCGGGCGTGCTCAAGGCGACGCGGGGACGCGTTCTCACGCGCGGCCGCATGGCCCCGATCCTCGAGCTCGGCACCGGCTTCGATCCCGAGCTGACGGGTCTCGAGAACATCCGGCTCTTCGCCCTGTTCCTCGGCCGGACCCATCGAGAGATCGACGCCGCGATGGCGGAGATCGTCGAGTTCAGCGGTCTGGGCGACTTCGTCCGCTCCCCCGTCCGGAGCTTCTCGGCCGGGATGCTCGCCCGTCTCGGCTTCGCGGTCGTGGCCGCGTGGACGCCCGACCTCCTGATCGTCGACGAGGCGCTCGCGGTCGGCGACGCGGCGTTCCTCGCGCGCTGCCGCGGCCGGCTCGCGGAGTTCCGCCGGGCGGGCACGACGATCCTCCTCGTCTCGCACCAGCCGGAGCTGATCCGCGGCAGCTGCGGGCGCTGCCTTCGCATCGAGGCGGGGCGCATCGCCGCGGACGGCGAGCCCGAGGCGGTCCTCGCGCGCTATGCCGAGGAGCGCCGGTCCTCGGTCGACGCCGGAACGTGA
- a CDS encoding ABC transporter permease encodes MGALKRLLRYRALVWYLAQRDLKVRYRRSSIGLLWSMLQPLLMMLVFRTIFGAAFRSDLPDYSVYALSGVLIWNFFQQSVVSSMHTLRGNASVLQKMPLPREVFPVATVVSGLVNLALALVPLLGILVATRHPIRPSILFLPVAAAIAAAFTLGLGLLLSPLAIFFTDVVEIVGVLLTVLLYLTPIFYPASIVPPRFRWLLRWNPVRLILDAFRQPIYAGAVPPASSIAAAALVALIFLAAGWAAFRRMSDRIPFYL; translated from the coding sequence ATGGGCGCGCTGAAGCGGCTCCTCCGGTACCGCGCTCTCGTCTGGTACCTCGCGCAGCGCGACCTCAAGGTGCGCTACCGGCGCTCCAGCATCGGGCTCCTCTGGTCGATGCTGCAGCCGCTCCTGATGATGCTCGTCTTCCGGACGATCTTCGGCGCGGCGTTCCGCTCGGACCTGCCCGACTACTCCGTGTACGCGCTCTCGGGGGTCCTCATCTGGAATTTCTTCCAGCAGAGCGTCGTGAGCTCGATGCACACGCTGCGGGGCAACGCCTCGGTCCTCCAGAAGATGCCCCTCCCGAGGGAGGTCTTTCCGGTCGCGACCGTCGTCTCGGGACTGGTCAACCTCGCGCTCGCGCTCGTCCCGCTCCTCGGGATCCTCGTCGCGACGCGGCATCCGATCCGGCCGTCGATCCTCTTCCTTCCCGTCGCGGCGGCGATCGCGGCCGCGTTCACGCTCGGACTCGGGCTGCTCCTCTCCCCGCTCGCGATCTTCTTCACGGACGTCGTGGAGATCGTCGGCGTGCTGCTGACCGTGCTGCTGTATCTCACGCCGATCTTCTATCCGGCCTCGATCGTTCCGCCGCGGTTCCGCTGGCTCCTGCGGTGGAACCCGGTGCGGCTGATCCTCGACGCGTTCCGGCAGCCGATCTACGCCGGCGCCGTGCCTCCGGCTTCGTCGATCGCCGCCGCCGCGCTCGTCGCGCTGATCTTCCTCGCCGCCGGGTGGGCGGCGTTCCGGCGAATGAGCGACCGGATTCCGTTCTACCTATGA
- a CDS encoding glycosyltransferase family 2 protein: MTIPLSVIVPTRDTRDLTLACLASVARSEGSGAFELILVDDGGRDGTAEAAAGAHPGIRTIVREEPGGFTVAANAGLRAAGGEVLLLLNSDAQVEPDAPARLLAAFSADPRLGAAGAELVDPDGAPQWSAGRRPSSLWLFALATGLPRALGRLPGYRRVKRPGVRGAAVDWVSGAALAIRRAAWVDAGPLDERFAFYCQDLEYGERLRRRGWRVALVEGARVRHRGGATIGRRGIPLLWADLVRWSALANGPRGARSAARAFAIGGRLRLAARSLAAPWIAESRRAAFREETDGYREALAAVRGWAR, encoded by the coding sequence GTGACGATTCCGCTCTCGGTGATCGTTCCGACGCGCGACACCCGGGATCTGACGCTCGCCTGCCTCGCCTCGGTCGCCCGCTCCGAAGGGTCCGGAGCGTTCGAGCTGATCCTGGTCGACGACGGCGGACGGGACGGCACGGCCGAAGCGGCCGCCGGTGCGCACCCGGGCATCCGCACGATCGTCCGCGAGGAGCCGGGCGGATTCACGGTCGCGGCCAACGCGGGGCTCCGCGCCGCCGGCGGCGAGGTTCTCCTCCTCTTGAACAGCGACGCGCAAGTCGAGCCGGACGCCCCGGCGCGCCTCCTCGCCGCGTTTTCGGCCGATCCCCGTCTGGGCGCGGCGGGCGCCGAGCTCGTCGACCCCGACGGCGCCCCCCAGTGGAGCGCCGGACGCCGCCCGAGTTCGCTGTGGCTCTTCGCGCTCGCGACCGGGCTGCCGCGCGCGCTCGGCCGGCTCCCCGGCTACCGCCGCGTCAAGCGGCCGGGCGTCCGCGGCGCCGCCGTGGACTGGGTGAGCGGCGCGGCGCTCGCGATCCGCCGGGCCGCCTGGGTCGACGCGGGACCTCTCGACGAACGGTTCGCCTTCTACTGCCAGGACCTCGAGTACGGCGAGCGGCTTCGCCGGCGCGGCTGGCGCGTCGCGCTGGTCGAGGGCGCGCGCGTGCGGCATCGCGGCGGCGCGACGATCGGCCGCCGCGGGATCCCTCTCCTCTGGGCGGACCTCGTCCGGTGGAGCGCGCTCGCGAACGGGCCGCGGGGCGCGCGATCGGCGGCCCGCGCGTTCGCGATCGGCGGCCGACTCCGCCTCGCGGCGCGTTCCCTCGCCGCGCCGTGGATCGCGGAGTCGCGGCGCGCCGCCTTTCGCGAGGAGACCGACGGGTACCGGGAGGCGCTGGCGGCGGTGCGCGGATGGGCGCGCTGA
- a CDS encoding VCBS repeat-containing protein, with amino-acid sequence MRALPRRTVYFLAVALLSGCAAAPPKAGAPTVSSGRTYVDASGRRYRLQAISKAEASRIDDRHVRTVIGAIAEVDREDEGHYYIRLYEPGAVIAPPPPTLPAPAPAGPLPAVVGELHLSDFGRGLPHSGEWREGFGIGDVNGDGHPDLVFPPARKSPGPPVVFLGDGKGNWTRWREARFPPLPYDYGDAQVADLDGDGIADIALAMHYRGIVALLGDGKGGFRGGSEGLDFSPRRDRLPEFSSRCLRAFDGNADGRIDLVAIGEGPVLPMAGAGSGGSSGIVVYENLGGGRWAARRPPPRRDAPFGSAAAVGDFDGDGRLDVAIASGVLGSRELVEFAGASGGWRLGTVDSLPPEGYFRAIAAADLDRDGVDDLIVGGSYLEGERWVPRLDAFLSRDGGRTWERQPLARDEGEIAAVAAAPIAGAGSPVLVVASTTVGKLLAFLSDERGTLVRTPISVPVTGCSGSAIRLADLDGDGTVEIVAAYADEPDEGGGRCPSQGSVAAFHIELSR; translated from the coding sequence ATGCGCGCGCTGCCTCGCCGGACGGTGTATTTCCTTGCGGTCGCCCTGCTCTCGGGTTGCGCGGCCGCTCCACCGAAGGCCGGGGCGCCGACGGTCTCCTCCGGCCGGACGTACGTCGATGCCTCCGGACGCCGCTACCGGCTGCAGGCGATCTCGAAGGCGGAGGCCTCGCGGATCGACGACAGGCACGTGCGGACGGTGATCGGCGCGATCGCCGAGGTCGACCGCGAGGACGAGGGGCACTACTACATCCGTCTCTACGAGCCGGGCGCGGTGATCGCCCCGCCGCCGCCCACTCTTCCGGCGCCGGCCCCGGCGGGACCGCTGCCGGCCGTCGTCGGAGAGCTTCACCTCTCGGACTTCGGCCGCGGCCTTCCGCACAGCGGGGAGTGGCGCGAAGGCTTCGGGATCGGCGACGTCAACGGCGACGGCCATCCCGATCTCGTCTTTCCGCCGGCGCGCAAGTCGCCCGGGCCGCCGGTCGTCTTCCTCGGAGACGGCAAGGGGAACTGGACGCGCTGGCGCGAGGCGCGGTTCCCCCCGCTCCCGTACGACTACGGCGACGCGCAGGTCGCGGACCTCGACGGGGACGGGATCGCCGACATCGCGCTCGCGATGCACTACCGCGGGATCGTCGCCCTGCTCGGCGACGGGAAGGGGGGATTCCGCGGCGGCAGCGAAGGCCTGGACTTCTCTCCGCGGAGGGACCGGCTCCCCGAGTTCTCGTCGCGCTGTCTCCGCGCCTTCGACGGGAACGCCGACGGGCGGATCGACCTCGTCGCGATCGGGGAGGGACCGGTCCTTCCGATGGCCGGAGCTGGCTCCGGCGGGTCGTCGGGGATCGTCGTGTACGAGAACCTCGGCGGGGGGCGGTGGGCCGCTCGGCGTCCGCCACCGCGGCGCGACGCCCCGTTCGGGTCGGCCGCCGCGGTCGGCGATTTCGACGGCGACGGGAGGCTCGACGTCGCGATCGCGAGCGGCGTCCTCGGGAGCCGGGAGCTGGTCGAGTTCGCCGGCGCGTCGGGCGGCTGGCGTCTCGGGACCGTGGACTCCCTGCCGCCCGAGGGATATTTCCGGGCGATCGCGGCGGCGGACCTCGACCGCGACGGCGTCGATGACCTGATCGTCGGCGGCAGCTATCTCGAAGGGGAACGCTGGGTGCCGCGGCTCGACGCGTTCCTCTCGCGCGACGGCGGACGAACGTGGGAGCGACAGCCGCTCGCCCGGGACGAGGGAGAGATCGCGGCCGTCGCCGCCGCTCCGATTGCCGGCGCCGGCTCGCCCGTGCTCGTCGTCGCCTCGACCACTGTCGGAAAATTGCTCGCGTTCCTTTCCGACGAGCGCGGGACCCTCGTGCGGACGCCGATATCGGTGCCGGTGACCGGGTGCAGCGGGAGCGCGATACGGCTCGCCGACCTCGACGGCGACGGAACCGTCGAGATCGTGGCGGCTTACGCGGACGAGCCGGACGAGGGAGGCGGACGCTGCCCGTCGCAGGGGAGCGTGGCCGCCTTTCATATCGAGCTTTCTCGATGA